From Brassica oleracea var. oleracea cultivar TO1000 chromosome C3, BOL, whole genome shotgun sequence, a single genomic window includes:
- the LOC106335020 gene encoding cirhin-like isoform X1 yields the protein MFEYRCNSINWKPSPLISLATSPDGSQVAAAREDGSLELWIVSPGSLSWHCQLIIHGDPKSRISHLAWLGARLFSSSIDGTISEWDLFDLKQKVVLDSIGVSIWQMAVAPLSTAEAEMMVKKEFSSEESDDEGESGVADGSEFDELEEKPDRRLAVACDDGCVSMYHVSDSEKLTYYRSLPRASGRALSVTWSLDAQRIFSGTSDGLIRCWDANLCHEVYRITVGLGGLGNGSELCIWSLLSLRCGVLVSGDSTGSVQFWDSQHGTLLQAHSIHKGDVNALAAAPSHNRVFSAGADGQVILYKLAGGTFKPQDLKPSSTKKWDYIGCVRAHTHDIRALTVAVPISSEGSLRDSNAKPKSRKQRRKEKRGGVSYHKWAHLGVPMLISAGDDAKLFAYSVQEFTKFHPHDICPAPQRVPMQMVHNTVFNQTSLLLVQDSCSLDVLGIHISSDSSGRVSTKPLVRVKSKGGRKIICSAISNAGSLFAYSDQIRPSLFELKKNKLGKNPWSPNRKRLPNLPSAHSMVFSCDCSRLIIAGHDRKIYTVGIDSMELLHTLTPRQEAQEGESPPREPPITKLYTSSDDHWLAAISCFGDVYVFNLETQRQHWFISRLDGASVAAAGFHPRDNNVLVISTASNQVFALDVEARELGKWSLLQTLCLPKRYQEFPGEVLGLSFTPSPSSSSVIVYSSRAKCLIEFGKPKEQGEEMDLSERVEDRIASIGLKKLGNGTRKRRLEEYQKESKSNEREENETSKHPVLYLKHLSKNAILVVEKPWIEVIKSLDSQPVHRHIYGT from the exons TTAATATCCCTCGCTACCAGCCCCGACGGCTCTCAAGTCGCCGCAGCTCGCGAAGACGGTTCTCTTGAGCTCTGGATCGTCTCACCTGGTTCTCTCTCCTGGCACTGCCAACTC ATCATCCACGGGGATCCGAAATCGAGAATCTCGCACCTTGCCTGGTTAGGTGCTAGGTTGTTTTCTTCGAGTATCGATGGCACAATCTCAGAGTGGGATCTTTTCGACCTGAAGCAGAAG GTTGTATTAGATTCAATTGGAGTATCAATCTGGCAAATGGCTGTGGCGCCTCTCTCCACTGCTGAAGCAGAGATGATGGTGAAGAAGGAATTCTCGAGTGAGGAATCAGATGACGAGGGAGAAAGTGGAGTTGCAGATGGTTCTGAGTTTGATGAGCTTGAGGAGAAACCTGATAGGCGTCTTGCAGTTGCCTGTGATGATGGCTGCGTGAGTATGTATCATGTCTCTGATTCAGAGAAATTAACGTACTATAGATCTTTGCCTCGGGCCAGTG GCCGTGCTTTAAGTGTGACTTGGAGTTTGGATGCTCAGAGAATATTTTCGGGCACTAGTGATGG GCTGATAAGATGTTGGGATGCTAACCTCTGTCATGAGGTATATAGAATTACAGTTGGACTTGGAGGACTGGGGAATGGGTCTGAGCTCTGCATTTGGTCTCTTCTTTCGTTGAG ATGTGGAGTTCTTGTCAGCGGAGATAGTACAGGAAGTGTCCAGTTTTGGGATAGCCAGCATGGAACCCTTTTGCAGGCGCATTCTATTCACAAGGGTGATGTCAATGCTCTTGCAGCTGCCCCAAGTCATAACCGTGTGTTTTCTGCAGGTGCCGATGGACAG GTTATTCTATATAAGCTCGCTGGTGGTACATTTAAACCACAAGATTTAAAACCTTCTTCAACTAAGAAGTGGGATTATATCGGTTGTGTAAGGGCTCATACTCATGACATCAGAGCTCTAACTGTGGCAGTGCCAATTAGTTCAGAAG GTTCTCTTCGAGACAGTAATGCAAAACCAAAAAGTCGTAAACAGCGCAGGAAGGAGAAGCGGGGTGGTGTCAGTTACCATAAATGGGCACATTTGGGGGTTCCAATGCTCATTTCAGCTGGTGATGACGCAAAGCTTTTTGCATACTCAGTTCAAGAGTTCACTAAGTTCCACCCACATGATATATGCCCTGCGCCTCAGAGAGTACCTATGCAGATGGTACATAATACAGTGTTCAATCAGACTTCGCTTCTCTTGGTTCAGGATTCTTGTTCTTTAGATGTTCTTGGTATTCACATAAGCAGTGATTCTAGTGGGCGTGTCTCCACCAAGCCATTAGTTCGTGTTAAAAGTAAAGGTGGCAGAAAGATCATATGCAGTGCAATTTCTAACGCAGGGTCACTTTTTGCTTATTCTGACCAAATTCGCCCAAGTCTGTTTGAGTTGAAGAAAAACAAACTTGGAAAGAATCCATGGAGTCCCAACAGAAAGCGACTTCCGAATCTTCCATCTGCTCATTCCATGGTCTTCAGCTGTGACTGCTCTCGGCTAATAATAGCTGGGCATGACAGAAAGATATAT ACCGTTGGGATTGATAGCATGGAGCTATTACACACCCTTACTCCACGTCAGGAGGCGCAGGAAGGTGAATCTCCTCCTCGTGAACCTCCAATTACAAAACTGTATACTAGCTCAGATGATCATTGGCTAGCTGCTATCAGTTGCTTTGGGGACGTATACGTGTTCAACCTGGAAACACAGAG GCAGCATTGGTTCATATCAAGGCTTGATGGGGCATCTGTTGCAGCCGCTGGTTTCCATCCCAGGGACAACAATGTGCTTGTGATCTCCACCGCTTCAAACCAGGTCTTTGCATTGGACGTGGAGGCTAGAGAGTTGGGCAAGTGGTCACTTCTTCAAACTCTTTGTTTGCCAAAGAGATACCAAGAGTTCCCTGGTGAGGTCTTAGGGCTCTCATTCACTCCATCGCCAAGCTCATCATCTGTAATCGTTTACAGCTCCAG AGCAAAGTGTTTGATTGAGTTTGGGAAGCCGAAGGAACAAGGCGAAGAGATGGATTTGTCGGAAAGGGTAGAAGATAGAATTGCTAGCATTGGTTTGAAGAAATTGGGGAATGGGACCCGAAAACGTAGGTTGGAGGAGTATCAGAAAGAGAGCAAGAGTAATGAGAGAGAGGAGAACGAAACATCAAAGCACCCGGTTCTGTATTTAAAACATCTATCAAAGAATGCAATCTTGGTGGTAGAGAAACCATGGATTGAAGTTATCAAGAGTTTAGATTCACAGCCAGTTCACAGACATATATATGGGACATAA